The genomic region ACGTCGCGGTGGCGAGCTTCATCGACGGCGATCCCAAGGGCACCGCCAGCCAGTTCACCGTCACCGTCGACTGGGGCGACGGCTCCCAGCCGAGCGCGGCGGTGGTGAAGAAGGGCAAAAGCGGCTTCACCGTGACCGGCTCCCACACCTACGCGGCGCACCGGTCCTGGACGGTCACCGTCCACATCGCCGACTCCGGCGGCTCGCAGGCGCAGACCACCAGCACCGTGGTGGTCTGAGCGCCCCACCCCCGCCCGCACAGGCGCCGCCGGCCGGCGGCCCGGCGGCCACCTCCGGAGACGCCCGTGCTGGGGAATGGGTGAATCGCCTGCATGCGTCCCCACCGAGGGGTCCGCGACCGTCTACTCGTCCATACGTTCGGGAGGCGGCGAAACCTCCGCGACCGGAGGGTCGGGCGGCAGCCCGCGGCGCATCCGCTCGAGGGCGGCGCGCACCCCGGGGTCGAGACGGTCCTCGAGGCGGCGGGCGAAGGCGGCCTGCTCGCGTCCCCGAGCGGCGTCGCGGCCGAGCTCGCTCAGCGCCCCCTTCACCTCGGTCTCCAGGCTCCGCGCGTCCATCGTCGCCACCCCCATGGCACGCACCATGTCGCGCTGGAGGCGGTCGGAGGTGGCCACCGTCACCTCGCCGGCGCGGCCCGCCTGCGCGGCCCTGTAGGCGAGCCGCTCGATGACGTGGTCGGCGCTCCCGGAGGCGCCGCCGAAGCGGATCGTCACCCCGTCGACCACCTCGGCGGGGCTGGCGACCGCCGCCCGGGGGCCGTCGAAGACCACGGTGACCCGCACCGCCCGCACCGCGCCGTACTCGGCGAGCGCGACCACCAGCAGCCGTCGCGACTCCTCGAGGCCGGAGCGCAGCAGCGCCGACTTCAGCTCGGGCCACGCGTGGATGACGTTGTAGCCGTCGACGATGAGCAGGCGCATCGCCGCTCATCCTGCCCCGAAGTCGCGCTGGCGTGCGGCCTCGTAGAGCAGGATGGCGCCGGCGGCGGCGGCGTTCAGCGACGCCACCCGGCCGAGCATCGGCAGCGACACCAGCGCGTCGCAGCGCCTGCGGGTGAGCGGCCGCAGCCCCTCCCCCTCGGCGCCGACCACCAGCGCCACCGGCGAGGTGTAGTCGAAGCGGTCGTAGCGCATGTCGGCGCCGGCGTCGAGGCCGACGCACCAGTAGCCGGCCTCGCGGAGCCGGGTGAGGGCGGAGGCGAGGTTGGTCACCACCGCGATGTCGAGGTGCTCGACCGCCCCCGCCGACGCCTTCGCCGCCGCCGGGGTGATTCCCGCCGCCCGGTCGCGAGTCAGCACCAGGCCGGACGCGCCGGCGGCGTCGCAGGAGCGGGCGAGGGCGCCGAGGTTCTGCGGGTCCTGGATGCCGTCGAGCACGAGCAGCAGGCCCGGGGCCCGCACCCGCCCGAGCAGCTCATCGAGGCTCAGCGGCGGCCGCGCGTGGAAGTAGCCGGCGATGCCCTGGTGGTGCTCGGTGTGGGCGATGTCGTCGAGGCGGCGGCGCGAGGTCTCCTCGACGGGGATGCCGCGCTCGGCGGCGCCCTCGAGGATCTCGCGCAGCCGCGGCTCGTTGCGCACTCCGGCGGCGAGCACCAGCTTGCGCGCCGGCCGCCCGGCGCGGAGCGCCTCGAGCACCGGGTTCTTGCCGTAGAGGATCTCCACCGCCGCTCCTCGAGGCGCCTACAGCCGCCGCCAGCGCTGTCCCTGCGGGGTGTCCTCGACTCCGACGCCGAGCGCGGCGAGCTGGTCGCGGAGCCCGTCGGACCGCGTCCAGTCGCGCTCGGCCCGGGCCTGGGCGCGGTCCTCGAGGAGGCCGCGCACCTCCGGGGTGAGCGCGGCCTCGCGCTCGCGATCGACCAGGGGGAGCACCCCGAGGATGTCGTCCACCCGCCCGACCAGGCCGAGCAGAGCGGTGCGGCCCGCAGCGTCGACCGCGCCGGCGTCGAGCATGGCGTTGGCGTCGCGGAGCGCGGTGAAGACCGCCCCCATCCCCTCGGGGAGGTTGAGGTCGTCGTCGAGCGCGGCGTCGAACTCGCGGACGGCGCGCTCGGCGAGGAGCACCGCGGGCCCGCCCTCACCCCGGCGCGGCGGCAGCGCGAGCAACCGGTCGCGGAAGGTGGCGAAGCGCTCCACCGCCTCGCTGCTCCCGTGCAGGGATTCGGCGGTGTAGTTCAGCTGCCTGCGGTAGTGGGCGGTGGCGCCGAGCAGGTAGCGCACCGCCGACGGCCGTGCCCCCTGCTCGATCAGGTCGCGGACGGTGTGGAAGTTGCCCAGCGACTTGGACATCTTCTCGCCCTCGACGCGGAGGTGCTCGTTGTGGCACCAGAGCCGCACGAAGGGCACGCCGGTCGCCGCCTCCGACTGG from Candidatus Dormiibacterota bacterium harbors:
- a CDS encoding NYN domain-containing protein gives rise to the protein MRLLIVDGYNVIHAWPELKSALLRSGLEESRRLLVVALAEYGAVRAVRVTVVFDGPRAAVASPAEVVDGVTIRFGGASGSADHVIERLAYRAAQAGRAGEVTVATSDRLQRDMVRAMGVATMDARSLETEVKGALSELGRDAARGREQAAFARRLEDRLDPGVRAALERMRRGLPPDPPVAEVSPPPERMDE
- the rlmB gene encoding 23S rRNA (guanosine(2251)-2'-O)-methyltransferase RlmB — encoded protein: MEILYGKNPVLEALRAGRPARKLVLAAGVRNEPRLREILEGAAERGIPVEETSRRRLDDIAHTEHHQGIAGYFHARPPLSLDELLGRVRAPGLLLVLDGIQDPQNLGALARSCDAAGASGLVLTRDRAAGITPAAAKASAGAVEHLDIAVVTNLASALTRLREAGYWCVGLDAGADMRYDRFDYTSPVALVVGAEGEGLRPLTRRRCDALVSLPMLGRVASLNAAAAGAILLYEAARQRDFGAG